A genomic segment from Pediococcus acidilactici encodes:
- the glpK gene encoding glycerol kinase GlpK, producing the protein MADKYILAIDEGTTSTRAIIFDHAGRKVADAQREFTQYFPKPGWVEHNANEIWNAVSSTIANAFIDSGIKPSQISGIGITNQRETTVIWDKKTGLPIYNAIVWQSRQTADIADQLIKDGYGDLIHQKTGLVTDAYFSATKIRWILDHINGAQERAERGELLFGTIDTWLVWKLTDGAVHVTDYSNASRTMLYNIHELKWDSEILQLLNIPEALLPEVKPNSMIYGKTKDYHFYGSEVPIAGMAGDQQAALFGQLAFEPGMVKNTYGTGAFTVMNIGEQPQLSDNNLLTTIGYGINGKVYYALEGSIFVAGSAIQWLRDGMQLFKKASDSEAAALASQNENEVYVVPAFTGLGAPYWDSDARGAVFGITRGTTKEDFIKATLQSLAYQSRDVLDTMKRDSGIDIPAMRVDGGASNNNYLMQFQADILGIEIHRAHDLETTALGAAFLAGLAVGYWQDLDELKAEYQPGKVFKPQMDAEERRDLYQGWQEAVAATRKFKHQPRKAN; encoded by the coding sequence ATGGCAGATAAATACATTCTGGCCATCGACGAGGGGACCACTAGCACGCGTGCGATCATATTCGATCATGCTGGGCGTAAAGTTGCCGATGCGCAACGTGAATTTACGCAATATTTCCCTAAGCCGGGGTGGGTAGAACACAATGCCAACGAAATTTGGAATGCCGTTTCGTCTACGATTGCTAATGCTTTTATTGACTCAGGCATCAAGCCCAGTCAAATTAGCGGAATTGGGATTACCAATCAACGTGAAACGACCGTCATTTGGGACAAAAAAACTGGTTTGCCAATTTATAACGCAATCGTGTGGCAATCGCGACAAACTGCCGATATTGCCGACCAACTAATTAAAGACGGCTATGGCGACCTGATTCACCAAAAAACCGGCTTGGTAACCGATGCCTACTTCTCCGCAACTAAGATTCGTTGGATTCTTGACCACATTAACGGCGCTCAAGAACGTGCCGAACGCGGTGAACTCCTTTTTGGCACCATCGACACGTGGCTAGTTTGGAAACTAACCGATGGTGCTGTTCATGTGACTGACTACTCCAACGCTAGCCGGACCATGCTTTACAACATTCACGAGTTGAAATGGGACTCCGAGATTTTGCAATTATTAAACATTCCTGAAGCCCTCCTGCCAGAGGTTAAGCCAAATTCGATGATTTACGGTAAGACCAAGGATTACCACTTCTATGGTAGCGAAGTTCCGATTGCGGGGATGGCTGGTGACCAACAGGCGGCCCTCTTCGGTCAACTCGCGTTTGAACCCGGCATGGTCAAGAATACTTATGGGACCGGCGCCTTTACCGTAATGAACATTGGTGAGCAACCGCAATTATCCGATAATAATTTATTAACCACCATTGGTTACGGTATTAATGGCAAGGTTTACTATGCTTTGGAAGGAAGCATTTTTGTGGCCGGTTCGGCAATCCAGTGGCTGCGGGACGGAATGCAGCTCTTCAAAAAGGCTTCCGATTCAGAAGCCGCCGCGTTAGCTTCGCAAAATGAAAACGAAGTCTACGTGGTTCCCGCCTTTACTGGTTTAGGGGCGCCGTATTGGGATTCTGATGCTCGGGGAGCCGTATTTGGAATCACCCGCGGAACGACTAAAGAAGACTTTATCAAAGCGACCTTACAATCCCTGGCATACCAATCTCGGGACGTCCTTGACACGATGAAACGTGATTCAGGAATTGACATCCCGGCAATGCGAGTGGACGGCGGCGCCTCCAACAACAATTACCTAATGCAATTTCAGGCCGATATTTTAGGAATTGAAATTCACCGGGCCCACGATTTAGAAACCACCGCGCTGGGGGCGGCCTTTCTAGCTGGACTGGCCGTTGGTTATTGGCAAGATCTCGATGAACTAAAAGCCGAATACCAACCCGGGAAGGTTTTTAAACCACAAATGGATGCAGAAGAACGCCGCGAC
- a CDS encoding HAD-IA family hydrolase: MKKVVSFAGFDTLFNVQPFYEAVGRIGNRYDIDEKKVRDTYRQKERALMQQSEFMKYSKLMEVALNETAEELNFTIDPSDFSDVLIAHTVMEPFPDAPTALYNIKEKGYETVLLTNHSKDLIQANVVKLEHNFDQIITAEDVQAYKPNARFFAYAAQQLGDVDEHVHIAVDPTKDIQPAQAAGWQVIQIDRQDDNAQVASLMDAAEQLG, translated from the coding sequence ATGAAAAAAGTAGTTAGCTTTGCAGGGTTCGATACCTTGTTCAACGTGCAACCTTTTTACGAAGCGGTTGGACGGATTGGCAACCGCTACGACATTGACGAAAAAAAGGTTCGGGATACTTACCGCCAAAAAGAACGGGCTTTAATGCAACAAAGTGAATTTATGAAGTACTCTAAACTAATGGAAGTGGCTCTAAACGAAACTGCCGAAGAACTAAACTTCACGATTGACCCCAGTGATTTCAGTGACGTTTTAATTGCCCACACGGTAATGGAGCCGTTCCCCGATGCACCAACTGCACTATATAACATTAAGGAAAAAGGCTATGAGACTGTCTTACTGACCAACCACTCTAAAGACTTAATTCAAGCTAACGTGGTCAAACTGGAACATAATTTTGATCAAATCATCACTGCTGAAGACGTTCAGGCTTACAAACCTAACGCACGATTCTTTGCATACGCTGCCCAACAATTAGGCGACGTTGACGAACACGTTCACATTGCGGTTGACCCTACTAAGGATATTCAACCGGCTCAAGCAGCTGGCTGGCAAGTAATCCAAATTGACCGCCAGGACGATAACGCTCAGGTAGCTTCCTTGATGGACGCTGCAGAACAATTAGGTTAA